Within the Halobaculum limi genome, the region AGCGAACGCTGCGAACTCCATACCTGACCGGAGTCGGGCGACGAGATTAACTCCGACGACTCTCGGTTCGCCAGTCGACTGGCACTCGCGACACCCAACGGAGAAACACCGTCGTCAGATCGTGCCGTCGGAGTTCTCGTCGGCCGCGTCGGCCGTCTCCACGCTGCGATCCGGGTTCGCCGCCGAATCTTCCGCCCGTCTGATGGCCAACTGCTCGTCGAGCCACCGTTCCTGTCGCTCGCGGTCGCCGATGCCCGCGAGCGGTTCGACCGTCTCCGCGCCTGCGGCCGCCATTCGACTGACCAATCCGCCGCGTTCTTTCAGTGCGTCGCGCGTCGGCCGGTCGGCAAACACGGCGACGCGGTCGTACTCGTGTTTGCGGACCCGAGAGGCGACCTCGGACACGACGGCCATCGACCACCGGGCCTGTTCAGCGGGGTCCAGCGCTGTGAACTCGCGGTCGACGCCCTCGACCTCTGCGTCCGGGTCGACGACACCGCTCCCCTCCGTCAACACGACCCAGTCGTCGCAGGTCAGCCGGGCGAGGTCGGCCTTCTTCGAGAAGAAGGTGGTCGCGTAGCGGTCGACCGCTCGTCCGCGCCCCCGAAACGGACAGGCACCTGCCTGTACGAGTCCGACGGTGTTCATACTCGCTGCAACTGAGACGTGATTTATAAGTTTTAATTCCCAGCGTTGATAGGTGTTGGATCGGTCTGCCAACGGCTTCAAGAGCGACGCGGCTACACCGAGAGGTATGAGTGACGACGGGCCCGAGTTGGCCGACCGAGTCCGGGACGTGTTGGAGACAGACGCCGAGGCGTTCCGCAGACGGGCCGAAGCCGACGCGGAGACGGTGAAAGCGGAACTCCGCGACGGCACCTTCGACAACCACCAGTCCATCGTCGGGCTGGAGTACGAGTTCTACGCCGTCTCCGAGGGGCGCTGGCGAGAGGGTGACCCCGCAAGCGGGTCGTCCGCCGAGAACGACGCGTACCACCTGAGTCGCGTCCCCCGACGGATGCTGGAACTCATCGGGTTCGAGAAGGAACTGGGCCTCCACAACGCCGAGATGACGACAAGTCCCCAACCGTTGAACGCCGACGGCCTCCACGCGCAGGCCTCAGAGGTCCGGGCACGGCTGGACGCCGCGCTCAACACGACCAGCGCCGAGGGGACACGCCTCGTCTCCGACGGGATGTGGACTATCCCGCCTGTCGGTGAGACGGCTCGGAGCTACCTCGCCGACTCCGTCGACGACGACGGCGTCCGTCTCGCGACGAACATGAGCGAGTCCGTCCGCTACCACGCGATGGCGAACGGCAGCGGTCGCGACGAGTTCGCCGTCGACGCGCCCCACGTCGACTTGGTGGCGGACACCGTGATGCCCGAGAGCCTCATCACCTCTATCCAGCCCCACTACCAGGTCGCCAGCGCTGAGGACATCCCCGTGTACCACAACCTCGCGCTCCGCATCGCCGGTCCGTTGCTCGCACTCGGCGTGAACGCGCCGTTCTTCCCGCCGGACCTGTACGAGGAGGGCGTCGACGCCGAGGATATCCTACGCGACGGCTGGCACGAGAACCGCATCGCGGTGTTCGAGTCGGTGTTGAATCGCGACGACGCACAGAAAGTGACGTTCCCCGCGGACCTCGACACCGTGGAGGAGGCGGCCGACCGGGTCGCCGCCGATCCGAGTGTGGTACCGATGCCCGTCGAGGAGGGCGACCGCTTCGACGACGCGTTCGCCACGCTTCGCCGGAAACACGGCACCTACTGGCGGTGGGTCCGCCCGGTGTTCGACGGCGCGACGCGGTCGGCCGCGAACGCCCGCATCGAGTTCCGTCCGATCCCCGCCCAGCCGACCGTCCGCGACTCCGTCGCGTTCCTCGCGGCGTTCGCCGGCCTGATGGAGAGCCTCCCGCGCCGTCACCACCCCGTCGCGGATCTGGACTGGGAGACCGCCGAAGCCAACTTCTACGCCGCCGTGCGCGACGGCTTCGACGCCGACCTCTCGTGGGTGAGTAACGACGGGACCGAGACGAGCGACCCCGTCGCCATCTTCGACGACCTCCTCGCCCACGCCGAGGACGGCCTAGAGAACGCTGGCCTCGACGAACGCGACGCGGAGACGTACCTCGCACCGCTCCGCTGGCGCGTCGACACCGCGACCACGCCCGCCTCGTGGAAACGCGACCGCGTTCGCGCCCACCTCGACGACGGTGCCGACCTCACGGACGCCATCTCCGCGATGCAACGGGCGTACATCGACAACCAACGCGACACGCTCGTCGACGGGTCGTTCAGCGACTGGGTCGCGTAGGCGCTCGCGTTCCTCGACGGCCCGAACTCAAAACGAGAGGTGTGAGGTCGACCCCGGGCCGTCGTCGTCGACGCCGCCCTCGTGACGGTACGTGTACCCTTCGTCGACGAGATACACCGCACCGTCCGAGACCGCGATTTCTACCCTTGGGAGCGTCGTTCCCGCCGCTTGGCCGTTGTCGCACTCGCCGCTACACGCGTCGAACATCGACCCGTGTTTCGGACAGATCACTTCGCCGTCGCGCATCGCCGCGCCGTCGCCGCGGTCGAGGCGCTGAAACTCGTGAGGGCAGGTGTTGATCCACGCGCGGACGCCCGGCGTCTCGTCGCAGGTGACGAGGATCACTTCCCGGTCGGTGCTGTGACGGTCGCCGACGGTGAACAGGTAGGAGCCGACTTCGGGAACCTCCTCGACGCTCGCGACTCGTGTTCCGTTCGGCATCGTCCACGAGGACGCGGCGGTGAGTGAAAAACACCTGTGTGGGGGTGCGACTGGGGGCCGACTCTCGGGGTTTCCGGCGCGTCGGTTCCTGAGTGCTACCGGGGGCCGTCTCCGGCGCGTTCGGCGGCCGGGTCGTACTCGGGCACGTCGCCGACCCCGTAGCCGAAGTACGTGCAGGTCGCGTACGCCAGCGCCGCCCACACACCCGCGAGGAACGTCCCTCCGACGATGACGAGCGGACGAGAGAAGGCGAGGCCAACCGCGAGACCGACGGCGATGCTCACCAGTGCAGGGCCGACGGTGATCCAAAAGCGCGTCTCGAAATCGAACATCGAACGGCGACGGACAGCGTCGCTTACGCCGTGAGTTCGTCGATGTCTTTGTGCTTCGTGACCTCGACGCCGTCCTCGGTCACGACGCACATATTGATGCCGTTGCCGGAGGCGGTGTCACGCTCGACTGCGGACTTGATGGCGCGAGCGGCGACGCGCTTGGCCTCCTCGATGGACAGGTCCTCGTCGTACTCCTGTTCGAGGACACCGAGTGCGAACTGCGACCCGGAGCCAGTGACCGTGTACTCTTCTTCGGTCATCCCACCGGCCGCGTCGATGGAGTAGATGTGCGAACCCTCGTCGTCGACACCGCCGAGGATTGGCTGGACGATGAAGAACGCGCCCGAGCGAAGGAGGTTGCCGGTGAGCGTCGACAGCGCCTGCATGCTCATGTCCTTGCCGCGTCGCGCCTCGTAGAGGTTCGTCTCGGCTTTCAGCGTCTGGATGAGGTTCTGCGCGGCTGACACGGACCCGGCGATGGTGAGCGCGCCCGTCGGGTGGATCTCTTCGACTTTCTGGACGTCCTTCGAGGAGACCATCCGACCCAGCGACGCTCGCATGTCCGTCGCGAGGACGACGCCCTCGGTCGTGCGGAGGCCGACGGTGGTCGTTCCGGTCTTCATCTCGCCTTCGCCGGTCGACTGGGCGCGGCGTTCGTCGGCGTTGGGGAACTCGCCGAGTTCCGGGCCGAACACAGTCTCGTCGCCCCCGATAGCGTCGATGTCCGCGAGGTCTCTAGATGGTCGCATTGACTCGCGGTAAGGCGTCGTCGCTGATAAATGCACCCCTTGCGGAACTCACACGACCGCAGCGCTATCGCTCGGTCTCGTCGCTGTCGAGCGCTCGCTCGTACGCGTCGTGGATCCGCGAGACGACCGCACCCATCGGAATGGAAACGCCGACGCGGCGGCTGAGGAGGACGAAGGGGAACGCGAGGATCCCCGCGAGGACGGTGAGGTGGTGAAGCGCGTTCAATCCGGCGTGGCGAACGGTTCGGGCGGCGTGAGTCATACCGATACCAGCCCTCGCATCGTTGGTGGTAATAAGTATGGTGGCCATTGCATACACGGTTATCCTCACGCTGTCGTGCGATTTTGTCGAGCGTGTCGGTTATGTAATGGCTTATTCAAACACGGGCGGATCGCTCGGATGGATTTCGAGCGCGAACGCGCGGGATTCGCATAAGTTACGAGGAACGTCGGCGTTCCGTGCGCGCTCCCATCCGCTGAGCGATGTGCTCGAGGAACGGAGAGAATCGTCGATTCGTCGAGAGAACTGTGGTTACTCGTGTGCCGACTGGCGAGTATCGACAGTCGATGGGCCAAGCGCACCTGGCTGTGAGCGGAGGTACGACGCCAGTTCGTCGGGTGAGAGGCCGCTGTGGGCCGCCGCCTGTTCGAGCGTCAGCGACGTTCCGCGATACAGCGTCGAAGCCGTTGTCAGCGCTTTCAGAGACATTTGGTCGTCTATCTCGGCCGACGCGCTACGTTACTAAAGCATTTTCGGAATTTCTACTACGAGCGTATTCTAATTTCACCAATTCTGCACCAATACACATCTATGGTTGCTGGGTTGGTGGTGTTCGTACTATTTCGCCGTCAACTCACACGGTATCGTGGAATTCCGCACACTGAGCGCCGTCTCGGGAGTCGAGTGGGCCGAAAAACTCAGATCCGCTGTTGCCGAGGTGCTCCCCACACGCGGATTACTTGACGCTGGGCTTCCCGTCGTCGGGTGGCGACTGCTGGGCAGCGCGCTTCTC harbors:
- a CDS encoding Rieske (2Fe-2S) protein, coding for MPNGTRVASVEEVPEVGSYLFTVGDRHSTDREVILVTCDETPGVRAWINTCPHEFQRLDRGDGAAMRDGEVICPKHGSMFDACSGECDNGQAAGTTLPRVEIAVSDGAVYLVDEGYTYRHEGGVDDDGPGSTSHLSF
- a CDS encoding DUF6884 domain-containing protein, coding for MNTVGLVQAGACPFRGRGRAVDRYATTFFSKKADLARLTCDDWVVLTEGSGVVDPDAEVEGVDREFTALDPAEQARWSMAVVSEVASRVRKHEYDRVAVFADRPTRDALKERGGLVSRMAAAGAETVEPLAGIGDRERQERWLDEQLAIRRAEDSAANPDRSVETADAADENSDGTI
- the psmB gene encoding archaeal proteasome endopeptidase complex subunit beta, giving the protein MRPSRDLADIDAIGGDETVFGPELGEFPNADERRAQSTGEGEMKTGTTTVGLRTTEGVVLATDMRASLGRMVSSKDVQKVEEIHPTGALTIAGSVSAAQNLIQTLKAETNLYEARRGKDMSMQALSTLTGNLLRSGAFFIVQPILGGVDDEGSHIYSIDAAGGMTEEEYTVTGSGSQFALGVLEQEYDEDLSIEEAKRVAARAIKSAVERDTASGNGINMCVVTEDGVEVTKHKDIDELTA